A genomic window from Tenebrio molitor chromosome X, icTenMoli1.1, whole genome shotgun sequence includes:
- the vri gene encoding uncharacterized protein vri isoform X2 — protein sequence MVAEFVGRGQSGSPVNGEIPQLNSNMPASHGREMLASSTSPGAEGYPSSYNMTSVKHKELFSQRKQREFTPDNKKDDSYWDRRRRNNEAAKRSREKRRFNDMVLEQRVVELTKENAILKAQLEAIKEEYGICGEQVVCVEKVLANLPTNEQVLSLTKRQKLTHPANPLMFNPHSPIPTPVIHQPVLGSPPPPPMPHAHILHPPASHHEPPYRDHPEYPHHFPFPNYHQAVHYDSNDALNLSSRSRSRGQSPFEVSSNSGDESAPVALTPEANNSLPLKLRHKSHLGDKDAANTLLSLQNIKQEPGPRASPPWDAEGSSDERDSGISLGAEWSTQAAQAAATLQTLQKQSQLQAMQDAAGGDSDAKQRLHSEIVRLSSEVEHLKSMMIGKEKEPVRH from the coding sequence ATGGTTGCCGAATTTGTGGGCCGTGGTCAGAGTGGATCCCCCGTAAATGGTGAAATTCCACAGTTAAACTCCAACATGCCCGCCAGTCACGGACGGGAGATGCTCGCATCTTCCACATCTCCTGGAGCCGAGGGTTACCCCTCCTCCTACAACATGACGTCGGTCAAGCATAAAGAGCTTTTTTCGCAAAGAAAGCAGAGAGAGTTCACACCCGACAACAAAAAAGACGACAGCTATTGGGACCGGCGTCGCCGCAACAACGAGGCCGCCAAGCGGTCCCGCGAGAAGAGACGTTTCAACGACATGGTCCTGGAGCAGAGGGTCGTGGAGCTGACAAAAGAGAACGCCATTTTGAAGGCGCAATTGGAGGCAATCAAGGAAGAGTACGGGATCTGCGGAGAGCAAGTCGTCTGCGTGGAAAAAGTCTTGGCCAACTTGCCCACAAACGAGCAAGTGCTGAGTTTGACCAAGAGACAGAAGTTGACCCATCCAGCAAATCCTCTGATGTTTAACCCGCACAGTCCCATTCCGACGCCGGTAATCCACCAGCCGGTGTTGGGCTCTCCGCCGCCTCCTCCAATGCCCCACGCTCACATCCTCCACCCGCCAGCCTCCCATCACGAGCCCCCGTACAGAGATCACCCCGAGTACCCTCACCACTTCCCCTTCCCGAATTACCACCAGGCCGTCCACTACGATTCGAACGACGCCCTCAACCTGTCGTCGAGGTCCCGCTCGCGCGGACAATCCCCCTTTGAAGTCTCCAGCAATTCGGGCGACGAGAGCGCCCCGGTGGCTTTGACCCCCGAAGCGAACAACAGCCTCCCCCTGAAGTTGCGTCACAAGTCACATCTCGGCGACAAGGACGCCGCCAACACGCTACTCTCCTTGCAAAACATCAAACAGGAACCCGGTCCCCGCGCCAGCCCTCCTTGGGACGCGGAAGGTTCCAGCGACGAGCGCGATTCTGGCATTTCTTTAGGTGCGGAGTGGTCGACGCAAGCGGCTCAGGCCGCGGCCACTCTCCAGACTCTCCAAAAGCAGTCGCAGTTGCAGGCCATGCAGGATGCTGCGGGCGGAGACTCCGATGCCAAGCAGAGGCTTCACTCTGAAATCGTGAGGCTGTCGTCCGAAGTCGAACATCTCAAGTCGATGATGATCGGCAAGGAGAAGGAACCTGTGCGACATTAG
- the LOC138139577 gene encoding uncharacterized protein — MSKHIFTILTLVSSVKMELPLIKKLQKFQKPPNCEQYTVQLTSLTVLVCNNIGEENDIMRDACIGCFQQASTANNGQPSLGDLSDCAENYLAGTRYEDCSAQIDSNPGTGACVAGYCRFVSCVRRVNADLLIGQCYEQASADNDALFEEDQVILVKNVTSCILARTRCATINPISGQRQSSAVTTTTYDKWGKPKTNVVPLYNSLQITPEGDLRIIRLPGTTRIQNYFCTAQPNLRESSWLEYSC, encoded by the exons ATGAGTAAACACATTTTCACTATTTTAACTTTGGTTTCGTCAGTAAAG ATGGAACTTCCgcttatcaaaaaactccaaaaattccaaaaaccTCCCAACTGCGAACAGTACAC CGTCCAACTGACGAGTCTCACCGTCTTGGTGTGCAACAACATTGGCGAAGAGAATGATATCATGAGAGATGCCTGTATCGGTTGTTTCCAGCAAGCATCGACGGCTAATAATGGTCAACCGTCTTTAGGAGATCTGAGTGATTGTGCAGAAAACTATTTGGCCGGCACCAGATACGAGGATTGTTCCGCACAAATAGAC TCGAATCCAGGAACTGGGGCCTGCGTTGCGGGTTACTGCAGATTCGTAAGTTGCGTAAGGAGAGTTAACGCTGATTTATTG ATTGGCCAATGTTACGAACAGGCGTCTGCTGATAACGATGCGCTTTTTGAAGAGGACCAAGTCATCCTGGTCAAGAATGTTACGTCTTGCATTCTCGCAAGGACTAGGTGCGCTACAATCAACCCGATAAGTGGCCAACGACAGTCGAGCGCGGTGACCACAACCACGTACGACAAATGGGGAAAACCGAAGACTAACGTTGTACCTTTGTATAATTCCCTCCAAATCACTCCAGAAGGAGATCTGCGCATCATTCGCCTTCCTGGAACAACAAGGatccaaaattatttttgtacagCTCAGCCGAATTTACGAGAATCGTCGTGGCTAGAATATTCCTGCTAA
- the vri gene encoding uncharacterized protein vri isoform X1, whose amino-acid sequence MPTMPPMHHPDNGLIFSAPTDVLKQRIMVAEFVGRGQSGSPVNGEIPQLNSNMPASHGREMLASSTSPGAEGYPSSYNMTSVKHKELFSQRKQREFTPDNKKDDSYWDRRRRNNEAAKRSREKRRFNDMVLEQRVVELTKENAILKAQLEAIKEEYGICGEQVVCVEKVLANLPTNEQVLSLTKRQKLTHPANPLMFNPHSPIPTPVIHQPVLGSPPPPPMPHAHILHPPASHHEPPYRDHPEYPHHFPFPNYHQAVHYDSNDALNLSSRSRSRGQSPFEVSSNSGDESAPVALTPEANNSLPLKLRHKSHLGDKDAANTLLSLQNIKQEPGPRASPPWDAEGSSDERDSGISLGAEWSTQAAQAAATLQTLQKQSQLQAMQDAAGGDSDAKQRLHSEIVRLSSEVEHLKSMMIGKEKEPVRH is encoded by the exons ATGCCGACGATGCCTCCCATGCACCACCCCGATAACGGATTAATTTTCTCCGCGCCTACCG ATGTATTAAAGCAGCGTATAATGGTTGCCGAATTTGTGGGCCGTGGTCAGAGTGGATCCCCCGTAAATGGTGAAATTCCACAGTTAAACTCCAACATGCCCGCCAGTCACGGACGGGAGATGCTCGCATCTTCCACATCTCCTGGAGCCGAGGGTTACCCCTCCTCCTACAACATGACGTCGGTCAAGCATAAAGAGCTTTTTTCGCAAAGAAAGCAGAGAGAGTTCACACCCGACAACAAAAAAGACGACAGCTATTGGGACCGGCGTCGCCGCAACAACGAGGCCGCCAAGCGGTCCCGCGAGAAGAGACGTTTCAACGACATGGTCCTGGAGCAGAGGGTCGTGGAGCTGACAAAAGAGAACGCCATTTTGAAGGCGCAATTGGAGGCAATCAAGGAAGAGTACGGGATCTGCGGAGAGCAAGTCGTCTGCGTGGAAAAAGTCTTGGCCAACTTGCCCACAAACGAGCAAGTGCTGAGTTTGACCAAGAGACAGAAGTTGACCCATCCAGCAAATCCTCTGATGTTTAACCCGCACAGTCCCATTCCGACGCCGGTAATCCACCAGCCGGTGTTGGGCTCTCCGCCGCCTCCTCCAATGCCCCACGCTCACATCCTCCACCCGCCAGCCTCCCATCACGAGCCCCCGTACAGAGATCACCCCGAGTACCCTCACCACTTCCCCTTCCCGAATTACCACCAGGCCGTCCACTACGATTCGAACGACGCCCTCAACCTGTCGTCGAGGTCCCGCTCGCGCGGACAATCCCCCTTTGAAGTCTCCAGCAATTCGGGCGACGAGAGCGCCCCGGTGGCTTTGACCCCCGAAGCGAACAACAGCCTCCCCCTGAAGTTGCGTCACAAGTCACATCTCGGCGACAAGGACGCCGCCAACACGCTACTCTCCTTGCAAAACATCAAACAGGAACCCGGTCCCCGCGCCAGCCCTCCTTGGGACGCGGAAGGTTCCAGCGACGAGCGCGATTCTGGCATTTCTTTAGGTGCGGAGTGGTCGACGCAAGCGGCTCAGGCCGCGGCCACTCTCCAGACTCTCCAAAAGCAGTCGCAGTTGCAGGCCATGCAGGATGCTGCGGGCGGAGACTCCGATGCCAAGCAGAGGCTTCACTCTGAAATCGTGAGGCTGTCGTCCGAAGTCGAACATCTCAAGTCGATGATGATCGGCAAGGAGAAGGAACCTGTGCGACATTAG